A genomic region of Arvicola amphibius chromosome 7, mArvAmp1.2, whole genome shotgun sequence contains the following coding sequences:
- the Plekhg3 gene encoding pleckstrin homology domain-containing family G member 3 isoform X5 has translation MPVSTALHQDGSQERPPSLMSTTSSSGSSRDSHSAMEEPASSEASAQNGTGSPWGRHVPNSNNNSSGWLNMKGPLSPFNGRAGTSPAHHKLSYLGRVVREIVETERMYVQDLRSIVEDYLLKIIDTPGLLKPEQVSALFGNIESIYALNSQLLRDLDSCNSDPVAVASCFVERSQEFDIYTQYCNNYPNSVAALTECMQDKQQAKFFRDRQALLQHSLPLGSYLLKPVQRILKYHLLLQEIAKHFDEEEEGFEVVEDAIDTMTCVAWYINDMKRRHEHAVRLQEIQSLLINWKGPDLTTYGELVLEATFRVHRVRNERTFFLFDKILLITKKRGDHFVYKGHIPCSSLMLIESTRDSLCFTVTHYKHSKQQYSIQAKTVEEKRSWTHHIKRLILENHHATIPQKAKEAILEMDSYYPSRYRCSPERLKKAWSSQDEVSTHVRQGRRQSEPTRHLLRQLNDKAARAAGMKGKRHRESEDSKSCRRPSDRSPTSAENRMSFESVSSLPEVETDPEPGAEQEALTALEGPSTEEMPSEPESPGVLETQLHVPKGLLQVDGPVDVVDFVEPEGTEDLKALSSEEEEEEELGAPQEPESLLPPSVLDQASVIAERFASSFSRRSSLAIEDGKSSGLGTPRLVSRSSSVLSLEGSEKGLARWSSTGDSLSNPPTPEVVISADMVTDNGPSVNGTESPNSGSGCSTEPDKSSCKKKESALSTRDRQLLDKIKNYYENAEHHDAGFSIRRRESLSYIPKGLVRSSVSRFNSLPKPDSEPAAPIGYKRPGSSRPASWALFDLPGPSQSGTGEPAPITDAEFRPSSEIVKIWERMESSERSPRTGPGQSQANGFELQEPLFILEEHELGAITEESAVASPESASPTEQPNPAHLAQELKELVRELSSSVQGELVTPLHPRIMQLSHVMDSHMSERVKNKVYQLARQYSLRIKNIKAARPPLPWDKASPDRDEQIPTISGQPEEAGELSGGKARRKPVLSLLSYEQLMAQEQGTSKTSSAVAAAAAAAETSPRRFSLSPSALSPRSASSGSRPSTRSPLSPFDTETFNWPDVRELCSKYTSNDKAAQAESSWPRGLLVNRSRSLPENIVEPPVSGKVGRCSSMNTKRRQGDGEASQPPPPESPPQSRLNGEESLYITADLTLENNQRVIVMEKGPHPSSTMGMEEGSGKELSSPVALKGQGQGFLGSTEYQPKEDGSRDPADTNKQGRVRNLREKFQALNSVG, from the exons ATGCCCGTCTCCACTGCCCTCCACCAAGATGGCAGCCAGGAGCGTCCACCCAGCCTAATGTCCACCACTTCCTCATCTGGCTCCTCCCGTGACAGCCACAGTGCCATGGAGGAGCCCGCCAGCTCTGAGGCTTCAGCCCAGAATGGGACAGGCTCCCCTTGGGGCCGGCACGTCCCCAATAGCAACAACAACTCCAGCGGCTGGCTGAACATGAAGGGACCCCTCTCCCCTTTCAACGGCCGTGCAGGGACAAGTCCTGCCCACCACAAACTCAGCTACCTGGGCCGGGTGGTGCGAGAGATTGTGGAGACAGAGCGCATGTATGTCCAGGACCTGCGGAGTATTGTGGAG GACTACCTCTTGAAGATCATTGACACTCCCGGGCTCCTGAAGCCAGAGCAAGTCAGTGCCCTCTTTGGGAACATCGAGAGCATCTATGCGCTGAACAG CCAGCTTCTCAGAGACCTGGACAGCTGCAATAGTGACCCTGTGGCTGTGGCCAGCTGCTTCGTGGAAAGG AGCCAAGAGTTTGATATCTACACTCAGTATTGTAACAACTACCCCAA CTCAGTGGCAGCCCTGACGGAGTGCATGCAGGACAAGCAGCAGGCCAAGTTCTTCCGAGACCGGCAGGCGCTGCTGCAGCACTCCCTGCCTCTGGGCTCCTACCTGCTGAAGCCCGTTCAGCGCATCCTCAAGTACCACCTGCTGCTCCAG GAAATTGCCAAACATTTTGACGAAGAAGAGGAAGGCTTCGAGGTGGTAGAGGATGCCATCGACACAATGACATGTGTGGCCTGGTACATCAATGACATGAAGAGGAGGCATGAGCACGCGGTTCGGCTGCAG GAGATTCAGTCGCTGCTCATTAACTGGAAGGGGCCAGACCTGACCACCTATGGAGAACTGGTCCTGGAAGCCACCTTCCGCGTACACCGCGTGCGCAACGAGAggactttcttcctctttgacaAGATACTGCTCATCACCAAGAAGCGGGGCGATCACTTCGTCTACAAGGGTCACATTCCG TGCTCCTCACTGATGCTGATCGAAAGCACCAGAGACTCCCTCTGCTTCACCGTTACCCACTATAAGCACAGCAAGCAGCAGTACAGCATCCAG GCCAAGACAGTGGAGGAGAAACGGAGCTGGACGCACCACATCAAGAGACTCATCTTGGAGAACCACCATGCCACCATCCCCCAGAAG GCCAAGGAAGCCATCTTGGAAATGGACTCTTACT ATCCCAGCAGGTATCGTTGCAGCCCTGAGCGGCTGAAGAAGGCGTGGTCATCCCAGGATGAGGTATCTACCCACGTGCGCCAAGGACGCCGGCAGTCTG AGCCGACCAGACACCTGCTCAGGCAGCTGAATGACAAAG CAGCCAGAGCAGCAGGAATGAAG GGGAAGAGACACAGGGAGTCTGAAGACTCTAAAAGCTGCAGAAGGCCCAGCGACCGGTCTCCAACCAGCGCAGAGAATCGCATGAGCTTCGAGTCTGTTTCTTCCCTGCCAGAG GTTGAGACAGATCCTGAGCCTGGGGCTGAGCAAGAGGCCTTGACTGCCTTGgaaggtcccagcactgaggagatgcCTTCAGAGCCAGAATCTCCAGGAGTTCTGGAAACACAGCTCCATGTCCCCAAGGGGCTGTTGCAGGTAGATGGTCCAGTTGATGTGGTGGACTTTGTGGAGCCTGAGGGCACTGAGGACCTTAAGGCCCTGAGtagtgaagaggaggaagaggaggaactgggagctCCCCAGGAGCCCGAGAGCCTGCTGCCACCCTCAGTGCTGGACCAGGCCAGTGTCATCGCTGAGCGGTTTGCCAGTAGCTTCTCTCGGCGGAGCAGCCTGGCCATAGAGGATGGGAAGTCCAGTGGCCTCGGGACACCGCGGCTGGTCAGCCGGAGCAGCAGCGTGCTTAGCCTGGAGGGCAGTGAGAAGGGCCTAGCCCGATGGAGCAGCACTGGGGACTCCCTCAgcaacccccccaccccagaagtGGTCATCAGTGCAGACATGGTCACAGACAATGGCCCTTCTGTCAATGGAACGGAATCTCCAAATTCAGGCTCAGGCTGCTCCACGGAACCGGACAAATCTTCCTGCAAGAAGAAGGAATCAGCATTGTCCACCCGAGACCGGCAGTTGCTGGACAAAATCAAGAACTACTACGAAAATGCAGAGCACCACGACGCAGGCTTCAGCATCCGGCGGCGGGAGAGCCTCTCCTACATCCCGAAAGGATTGGTGCGGAGCTCGGTGTCCAGGTTCAACAGCCTCCCCAAGCCAGATTCAGAGCCAGCAGCTCCAATTGGGTACAAGAGGCCAGGGAGTTCTCGGCCAGCCTCATGGGCCTTGTTTGACCTCCCAGGACCCAGCCAGTCAGGCACAGGGGAGCCCGCTCCCATCACAGATGCTGAGTTTCGCCCATCTTCAGAAATTGTGAAGATATGGGAGAGAATGGAATCTTCAGAGAGAAGTCCACGGACAGGGCCTGGTCAGAGCCAGGCCAACGGCTTTGAGCTCCAAGAGCCGTTGTTCATCTTGGAGGAGCACGAGCTGGGGGCTATCACCGAGGAGTCTGCCGTGGCCTCTCCGGAAAGTGCCTCTCCCACCGAGCAGCCCAACCCAGCCCACCTGGCCCAGGAGCTGAAAGAGCTGGTGAGAGAGCTGAGCAGCAGTGTCCAGGGGGAGCTGGTCACCCCATTGCACCCCCGAATCATGCAGCTCTCCCACGTGATGGACAGCCATATGAGTGAGCGGGTCAAGAACAAGGTCTACCAACTGGCCCGCCAGTACAGCCTCCGAATTAAGAACATCAAGGCAGCTAGGCCACCTCTGCCGTGGGATAAAGCATCTCCTGACAGGGATGAGCAGATCCCCACCATCTCTGGCCAGCCCGAGGAAGCTGGAGAGCTGTCAGGGGGCAAAG CCAGGAGGAAGCCTGTGCTATCCCTCCTTAGCTATGAGCAGCTAATGGCCCAGGAACAGGGTACCTCCAAGACTTcctctgctgttgctgctgctgctgctgctgcagagacCTCCCCACGCCGGTTCTCCCTCAGCCCTTCTGCGCTCAGCCCAAGAAGTGCCTCCTCCGGGTCTCGGCCCTCCACTCGGAGCCCCCTCAGCCCCTTCGACACTGAGACCTTCAACTGGCCTGATGTCCGAGAGCTCTGCTCCAAGTATACATCCAACGACAAGGCTGCCCAAGCCGAGAGCAGCTGGCCGCGTGGCCTTCTGGTCAACCGGAGCCGCTCCTTGCCTGAGAACATAGTAGAGCCTCCTGTATCTGGCAAGGTGGGCCGCTGCAGCAGTATGAACACAAAGAGGCGCCAGGGGGATGGGGAGGCTTCCCAGCCGCCACCTCCTGAGTCTCCTCCCCAAAGCAGGCTGAATGGAGAGGAATCCCTGTATATCACTGCAGACCTTACCCTGGAGAACAACCAGCGAGTGATTGTCATGGAGAAAGGGCCCCATCCCAGCTCCACTATGGGGATGGAGGAGGGCAGTGGGAAGGAACTGAGTTCACCAGTAGCTTTGAAAGGGCAGGGCCAAGGTTTCCTGGGGTCTACAGAGTACCAGCCCAAGGAAGACGGTTCCAGGGACCCAGCAGACACAAACAAGCAGGGTAGAGTGAGAAACCTGAGGGAGAAATTCCAGGCCTTAAACTCTGTGGGTTGA
- the Plekhg3 gene encoding pleckstrin homology domain-containing family G member 3 isoform X6 gives MPVSTALHQDGSQERPPSLMSTTSSSGSSRDSHSAMEEPASSEASAQNGTGSPWGRHVPNSNNNSSGWLNMKGPLSPFNGRAGTSPAHHKLSYLGRVVREIVETERMYVQDLRSIVEDYLLKIIDTPGLLKPEQVSALFGNIESIYALNSQLLRDLDSCNSDPVAVASCFVERSQEFDIYTQYCNNYPNSVAALTECMQDKQQAKFFRDRQALLQHSLPLGSYLLKPVQRILKYHLLLQEIAKHFDEEEEGFEVVEDAIDTMTCVAWYINDMKRRHEHAVRLQEIQSLLINWKGPDLTTYGELVLEATFRVHRVRNERTFFLFDKILLITKKRGDHFVYKGHIPCSSLMLIESTRDSLCFTVTHYKHSKQQYSIQAKTVEEKRSWTHHIKRLILENHHATIPQKAKEAILEMDSYYPSRYRCSPERLKKAWSSQDEVSTHVRQGRRQSEPTRHLLRQLNDKARAAGMKGKRHRESEDSKSCRRPSDRSPTSAENRMSFESVSSLPEVETDPEPGAEQEALTALEGPSTEEMPSEPESPGVLETQLHVPKGLLQVDGPVDVVDFVEPEGTEDLKALSSEEEEEEELGAPQEPESLLPPSVLDQASVIAERFASSFSRRSSLAIEDGKSSGLGTPRLVSRSSSVLSLEGSEKGLARWSSTGDSLSNPPTPEVVISADMVTDNGPSVNGTESPNSGSGCSTEPDKSSCKKKESALSTRDRQLLDKIKNYYENAEHHDAGFSIRRRESLSYIPKGLVRSSVSRFNSLPKPDSEPAAPIGYKRPGSSRPASWALFDLPGPSQSGTGEPAPITDAEFRPSSEIVKIWERMESSERSPRTGPGQSQANGFELQEPLFILEEHELGAITEESAVASPESASPTEQPNPAHLAQELKELVRELSSSVQGELVTPLHPRIMQLSHVMDSHMSERVKNKVYQLARQYSLRIKNIKAARPPLPWDKASPDRDEQIPTISGQPEEAGELSGGKARRKPVLSLLSYEQLMAQEQGTSKTSSAVAAAAAAAETSPRRFSLSPSALSPRSASSGSRPSTRSPLSPFDTETFNWPDVRELCSKYTSNDKAAQAESSWPRGLLVNRSRSLPENIVEPPVSGKVGRCSSMNTKRRQGDGEASQPPPPESPPQSRLNGEESLYITADLTLENNQRVIVMEKGPHPSSTMGMEEGSGKELSSPVALKGQGQGFLGSTEYQPKEDGSRDPADTNKQGRVRNLREKFQALNSVG, from the exons ATGCCCGTCTCCACTGCCCTCCACCAAGATGGCAGCCAGGAGCGTCCACCCAGCCTAATGTCCACCACTTCCTCATCTGGCTCCTCCCGTGACAGCCACAGTGCCATGGAGGAGCCCGCCAGCTCTGAGGCTTCAGCCCAGAATGGGACAGGCTCCCCTTGGGGCCGGCACGTCCCCAATAGCAACAACAACTCCAGCGGCTGGCTGAACATGAAGGGACCCCTCTCCCCTTTCAACGGCCGTGCAGGGACAAGTCCTGCCCACCACAAACTCAGCTACCTGGGCCGGGTGGTGCGAGAGATTGTGGAGACAGAGCGCATGTATGTCCAGGACCTGCGGAGTATTGTGGAG GACTACCTCTTGAAGATCATTGACACTCCCGGGCTCCTGAAGCCAGAGCAAGTCAGTGCCCTCTTTGGGAACATCGAGAGCATCTATGCGCTGAACAG CCAGCTTCTCAGAGACCTGGACAGCTGCAATAGTGACCCTGTGGCTGTGGCCAGCTGCTTCGTGGAAAGG AGCCAAGAGTTTGATATCTACACTCAGTATTGTAACAACTACCCCAA CTCAGTGGCAGCCCTGACGGAGTGCATGCAGGACAAGCAGCAGGCCAAGTTCTTCCGAGACCGGCAGGCGCTGCTGCAGCACTCCCTGCCTCTGGGCTCCTACCTGCTGAAGCCCGTTCAGCGCATCCTCAAGTACCACCTGCTGCTCCAG GAAATTGCCAAACATTTTGACGAAGAAGAGGAAGGCTTCGAGGTGGTAGAGGATGCCATCGACACAATGACATGTGTGGCCTGGTACATCAATGACATGAAGAGGAGGCATGAGCACGCGGTTCGGCTGCAG GAGATTCAGTCGCTGCTCATTAACTGGAAGGGGCCAGACCTGACCACCTATGGAGAACTGGTCCTGGAAGCCACCTTCCGCGTACACCGCGTGCGCAACGAGAggactttcttcctctttgacaAGATACTGCTCATCACCAAGAAGCGGGGCGATCACTTCGTCTACAAGGGTCACATTCCG TGCTCCTCACTGATGCTGATCGAAAGCACCAGAGACTCCCTCTGCTTCACCGTTACCCACTATAAGCACAGCAAGCAGCAGTACAGCATCCAG GCCAAGACAGTGGAGGAGAAACGGAGCTGGACGCACCACATCAAGAGACTCATCTTGGAGAACCACCATGCCACCATCCCCCAGAAG GCCAAGGAAGCCATCTTGGAAATGGACTCTTACT ATCCCAGCAGGTATCGTTGCAGCCCTGAGCGGCTGAAGAAGGCGTGGTCATCCCAGGATGAGGTATCTACCCACGTGCGCCAAGGACGCCGGCAGTCTG AGCCGACCAGACACCTGCTCAGGCAGCTGAATGACAAAG CCAGAGCAGCAGGAATGAAG GGGAAGAGACACAGGGAGTCTGAAGACTCTAAAAGCTGCAGAAGGCCCAGCGACCGGTCTCCAACCAGCGCAGAGAATCGCATGAGCTTCGAGTCTGTTTCTTCCCTGCCAGAG GTTGAGACAGATCCTGAGCCTGGGGCTGAGCAAGAGGCCTTGACTGCCTTGgaaggtcccagcactgaggagatgcCTTCAGAGCCAGAATCTCCAGGAGTTCTGGAAACACAGCTCCATGTCCCCAAGGGGCTGTTGCAGGTAGATGGTCCAGTTGATGTGGTGGACTTTGTGGAGCCTGAGGGCACTGAGGACCTTAAGGCCCTGAGtagtgaagaggaggaagaggaggaactgggagctCCCCAGGAGCCCGAGAGCCTGCTGCCACCCTCAGTGCTGGACCAGGCCAGTGTCATCGCTGAGCGGTTTGCCAGTAGCTTCTCTCGGCGGAGCAGCCTGGCCATAGAGGATGGGAAGTCCAGTGGCCTCGGGACACCGCGGCTGGTCAGCCGGAGCAGCAGCGTGCTTAGCCTGGAGGGCAGTGAGAAGGGCCTAGCCCGATGGAGCAGCACTGGGGACTCCCTCAgcaacccccccaccccagaagtGGTCATCAGTGCAGACATGGTCACAGACAATGGCCCTTCTGTCAATGGAACGGAATCTCCAAATTCAGGCTCAGGCTGCTCCACGGAACCGGACAAATCTTCCTGCAAGAAGAAGGAATCAGCATTGTCCACCCGAGACCGGCAGTTGCTGGACAAAATCAAGAACTACTACGAAAATGCAGAGCACCACGACGCAGGCTTCAGCATCCGGCGGCGGGAGAGCCTCTCCTACATCCCGAAAGGATTGGTGCGGAGCTCGGTGTCCAGGTTCAACAGCCTCCCCAAGCCAGATTCAGAGCCAGCAGCTCCAATTGGGTACAAGAGGCCAGGGAGTTCTCGGCCAGCCTCATGGGCCTTGTTTGACCTCCCAGGACCCAGCCAGTCAGGCACAGGGGAGCCCGCTCCCATCACAGATGCTGAGTTTCGCCCATCTTCAGAAATTGTGAAGATATGGGAGAGAATGGAATCTTCAGAGAGAAGTCCACGGACAGGGCCTGGTCAGAGCCAGGCCAACGGCTTTGAGCTCCAAGAGCCGTTGTTCATCTTGGAGGAGCACGAGCTGGGGGCTATCACCGAGGAGTCTGCCGTGGCCTCTCCGGAAAGTGCCTCTCCCACCGAGCAGCCCAACCCAGCCCACCTGGCCCAGGAGCTGAAAGAGCTGGTGAGAGAGCTGAGCAGCAGTGTCCAGGGGGAGCTGGTCACCCCATTGCACCCCCGAATCATGCAGCTCTCCCACGTGATGGACAGCCATATGAGTGAGCGGGTCAAGAACAAGGTCTACCAACTGGCCCGCCAGTACAGCCTCCGAATTAAGAACATCAAGGCAGCTAGGCCACCTCTGCCGTGGGATAAAGCATCTCCTGACAGGGATGAGCAGATCCCCACCATCTCTGGCCAGCCCGAGGAAGCTGGAGAGCTGTCAGGGGGCAAAG CCAGGAGGAAGCCTGTGCTATCCCTCCTTAGCTATGAGCAGCTAATGGCCCAGGAACAGGGTACCTCCAAGACTTcctctgctgttgctgctgctgctgctgctgcagagacCTCCCCACGCCGGTTCTCCCTCAGCCCTTCTGCGCTCAGCCCAAGAAGTGCCTCCTCCGGGTCTCGGCCCTCCACTCGGAGCCCCCTCAGCCCCTTCGACACTGAGACCTTCAACTGGCCTGATGTCCGAGAGCTCTGCTCCAAGTATACATCCAACGACAAGGCTGCCCAAGCCGAGAGCAGCTGGCCGCGTGGCCTTCTGGTCAACCGGAGCCGCTCCTTGCCTGAGAACATAGTAGAGCCTCCTGTATCTGGCAAGGTGGGCCGCTGCAGCAGTATGAACACAAAGAGGCGCCAGGGGGATGGGGAGGCTTCCCAGCCGCCACCTCCTGAGTCTCCTCCCCAAAGCAGGCTGAATGGAGAGGAATCCCTGTATATCACTGCAGACCTTACCCTGGAGAACAACCAGCGAGTGATTGTCATGGAGAAAGGGCCCCATCCCAGCTCCACTATGGGGATGGAGGAGGGCAGTGGGAAGGAACTGAGTTCACCAGTAGCTTTGAAAGGGCAGGGCCAAGGTTTCCTGGGGTCTACAGAGTACCAGCCCAAGGAAGACGGTTCCAGGGACCCAGCAGACACAAACAAGCAGGGTAGAGTGAGAAACCTGAGGGAGAAATTCCAGGCCTTAAACTCTGTGGGTTGA